The Mucilaginibacter terrae region TTCGGGCAATAATTTGCCTGTGCCCCTGGTGTACCCCATCAAACGTACCAATAGTTACTACGGCATTGGGCAGCGGGGTAAAATCATCTATGTGGTGGTAGATTTTCATATGGTGGCCTCCCCTTCTGCGTTTTCAGTGGGCAACTCGCTTATTGCCCCACCCAAACCCTCCCCTGGAGGGAGGGCTTCTTTTCTGTCGGGAAGGCTATCGATTGTTTCCTTTATCTTATCAAAAACCTTTTGCGGTTCTTTGAGAACTTCATCATTATCAAACCTGATTACCTCAAAACCCCAATGATTGAGTGCCTGGGTTCTTATATCATCTGCTTCTTGGGTAAGTTGATGGTAGCCACCGTCAACTTCAATTATAAGGCCTTTTTGTAGGCATATGAAATCGGCTATGTAGTTATCGATAGCATGTTGCCGTCTTATCTTGTAGCCTGTACTGTTGTTTCTTAACAATTGCCATAAGACGTCCTCCGCCTCTGTAGGTAGGTGTCGATTCGAACGGCTATTAGCTTTTAATTGCTCGTAATTTTTCAGGTCGGCTGTTTGCCTATACTCGCGAATATCACTAAGTTCTGCTTTCTCCTGAAGCCCTCCCTCCCGGGGAGGGTTTGGGTGGGGCGAATTATGCGCTTTTATAACATTCACTAACTCCATTACCTCCCACGCATCCTCTATCCTAAAGTTACCGCTGCGGGTACGGCGTAATCTTGATAAATAGGCTCCGCTATTCACCGCTTTTCCAAAATCATTAGCTAATGAGCGTATATATGTCCCCTTGCTGCATACTACCCTGAAATCAACTTCAGGCAGTTCAATGCGGGTGAGTTCAAATTCGGTAATGGTAAGCGTACGGGCTTTCAATTCTACCTCTTCTCCGCGACGAGCTTTTTGGTAAAGGCGCTCGCCGTTTACTTTAATGGCCGAATGTGCGGGTGGAAACTGCTGGATTTCGCCAATGAATTGTGCGCAGGCATTCCTTAAAATTTGCTCGTTCAGGTGAGCAATATCAAAGGTTTGATCAACCTCGGTTTCCAAATCATATGACGGGGTAGTACCGCCAAGGGTAAACGTACCGGTGTATTCCTTTTCTTCGGCCTGAAAGGTGTCAATCTGCTTGGTCATTTTGCCGGTGCAAACAATGAGCAGCCCCGTAGCTAACGGATCGAGCGTGCCGGCGTGGCCAACCTTTAGCTTGAGGGGTTTAAAGGCATTGCGCACCTTGCCCACAATATCAAAGCTGGTCCAGCGGTAGGGCTTATTAATGAGTAATAGTTCGCCTTCAACAAAATTGAAGTCTTTATATTTTGGATGTACTTCGTTCAAAACAGTATGTAAAGTGCAAAGGTAGTTAATAAGAATCAAGAGCCAAGAGTCAAGAATAAAGACTTGAAGTTCTTTAAAAAAAATGGCCTATCAGTGCTGATAGGCCGCTTTAATATCTTGACTCTTGATTCTGTACTCTTGAATCCTTTTATATTATCTCCAAATTG contains the following coding sequences:
- a CDS encoding endonuclease domain-containing protein codes for the protein MELVNVIKAHNSPHPNPPREGGLQEKAELSDIREYRQTADLKNYEQLKANSRSNRHLPTEAEDVLWQLLRNNSTGYKIRRQHAIDNYIADFICLQKGLIIEVDGGYHQLTQEADDIRTQALNHWGFEVIRFDNDEVLKEPQKVFDKIKETIDSLPDRKEALPPGEGLGGAISELPTENAEGEATI